The window AAGACAGCGATTTTATGTTATTTCATGAGTGGATAAGAAAAAGATTTAACGTGCAGACTAGCCAATCTTGGGCTAACATCATTCTTTTTTATTCGGAGGATGAAAGTAAAGCACTTGATAAGTTTTTTGAATTGTTAGATGAGTTTATTGATCGGAATTCTTCTGAGGTTTTAGCTGAAGGTGAATTGAATGTAGAGCGAGCAGTGCAAGTTGTCAGAAGTTGACAGATAGTGCGATCGCTCTTTTTTTGGTAGTGCAATCGCGTGAGAGTCAGAAACCGGGTTTCTTAATAAAATCTCTGTAAAAGACAAAAGTTATCGCAGAAACCCGGTTTCTTGTCAGGGCGATCGCTATTCGTCCAATCATCACATTGAATCTACCGATATTTAGTTCTATCAAAAACACCACTACTCAACCTGATTCAGCTTTCTTTTTAAAATAGCCTCAACTTCAATCTCAGGATTTGCTAGTTCAAATGGATAGGGATGACGATTAGCAGGATTCCGACGGCTCATCAAGACTTCCATTGCTGCTTGAAAGGCTTCTGTATCATTCCGATGTTCAGAAATATACCGTTTTAATTCAGCATTTGTCATTTGGAAAATATTTGGAATCATAGAACAAACTCCCAACTCCCATCTTCATCAATTATAAGAGCAATATCATCATTAATTCCAGCCTGCATATAGATTGTTTTAAACCTCCGGTCGTAACGGAAAACTTGGATTGGCTGGTATAGATTAGAGAGCAACTGACAGAGGAATGCTGCTGTTACTAGCTGTTGCTGTGTTGGCAAGCTGAAACTCCCATAATTAATCTAACATAGCTTATCACAATTGACAGCACTTCTCAAAAGCATTCACTCTACACACCACTTATTCTATTCTCATTAATTCTCCAGCCAACTCGATTCCAATAACCCAACCTACAAGGAAAGGCGATCGCTCTTTCTTTTGGTGGTGCGATGATCGCTATCCGTACAATCATCACATTGTCATGGTGGAAATGGATCAGATTTTGAGTGGAAAAAGAGGTTGGGTTTGCTTCGGTCAAGCTAATCTATAAGAAAGGCCGATGAGCTAAGGGAAAAAATATTGACAAACTAGCTAACTTGTATAATATTGAATCATCATATTGAATCTAAAGCTTATGCAAAAATGATTTATCTGATTCAAGAGCGTGGGACTAAAAAGCAAATTGAAGAAATGCTAGAAACCCTTGGGAGTTATATTAAACTGGCAGTGGATATCGAACGGGGACTTTTGGCCGGTGGTGGAGAATATCATGCTGATTGCGAAGCTGTGTTGCTGGAAAATGGGAGCAAGCAAGTAGATATTTGGGGAGCAGATTGGTATCCGCTTACACAAGAGGTAGGGTATGAATCTCTGATCAATATCCGTCCGCGTCAGAACAATCGCTCAATGGAAATTCAAGATCCGGTTATTCGAGAACGGGTTGCTCAAATCG of the Argonema galeatum A003/A1 genome contains:
- a CDS encoding DUF6887 family protein; amino-acid sequence: MIPNIFQMTNAELKRYISEHRNDTEAFQAAMEVLMSRRNPANRHPYPFELANPEIEVEAILKRKLNQVE
- a CDS encoding DUF6888 family protein produces the protein MPTQQQLVTAAFLCQLLSNLYQPIQVFRYDRRFKTIYMQAGINDDIALIIDEDGSWEFVL
- a CDS encoding DUF5674 family protein, yielding MIYLIQERGTKKQIEEMLETLGSYIKLAVDIERGLLAGGGEYHADCEAVLLENGSKQVDIWGADWYPLTQEVGYESLINIRPRQNNRSMEIQDPVIRERVAQIVQQLLGGL